ttattttaatgaattatatttatatccaaaataagaaaattattaaaaatattgattgCATGAACTAAGTTatgattaattattatttatatttatgtttaatttatatccaaagtaagaaaattattaaaattatccCAACGATTTTTTAAGCCCAATGACTAATCACTATGAGGTCCGCATGATCCGCGTTTTCTTATCATTTAAGGCGTTCCGGGTGGTCAAGGAAAATCGAATCCAGGACGTTACTCATAGTTGTGAGCCATTTACTAATTTACTACTAGGCTAAGaccattttgtttgtttaattttatatggaTGTAGTGTTCATTGACTTAGATTTTGACCTGTAAACCATATGAACTTTTCTACATTCAATAGTAAGCAAAAACACAAACGTTCAAATTCCAGTATAAAACAATGAAAGACCTTGttgacccccccccccccccccccccccacccaccCACCCCACCAAGATACAACTAAGATCTGTGCCGAGTTGGTTAAAGTTCTCAGGTAGATTACGTAAGATCGTTTGGAATAGTTGACCCCCTCAAACGCTCTTAATTCTATTAATGGGGACGCAAACAATGCAGAAAACAGCACTTATGCATAATGTCCACAGGAAGTATAGATTGAGAGTTGTAGCCTTGTAGGTAAACTTGAATATTGTATACTACTACTTGTTATCTAAAACCGGAGGACAATAAATGAtagtatatatatctaaaacaaaGATTACGTAATAAGATCACCCGATTACCAATGTAAAATATGATCCACTGGCACAAATTACAATGCTCTGAATTAACTATTCTTAGTGTTTATTTAATCATTATTATAGTTgactatataattatttattagtatGCTCAAAGGGGATTAACTGACGGAACGTACAGACAACAGTCCCGTTTCAGGCTGATTAGCGATTTAGCATTATGCAAAACaacagaaataaaaaatgatacgagtaattaattttaattatgtatttaatattgttttcaaaaatatttttaacagttttaaagGATCAACGTACGCACTAATGCCTTACTGTACACGGTAAAAAAGCGAGCTCATTAAAACTTGCGGTCAGAATGTCAATAATTGCATCAATTTCATGCGAGTTACAAATACTATGAAGTTCGAGCTTCAAGTTACTATAGAATCGTGATGCGTTTAGAAATTAACTGAAAAATTTCAATTACCTTTGTTTAATTCTAGTTTCattctagtttttttctttgttacacaaaaaatgtcattttacaatttcaatgcaaattatatttactttcaactgaaaattaattacaaactgcattggttttataaataattttatttatctcaaatactgtTGGCCagaaaaatgtaattaataaaacaacttacatatatttcTACTATTTTTTAGTCTGTGTGAAAAGTGTCAAAATGACACTTATTCAGAAACGGTGAGAATATATAGTAATGTTCTCATCTGCAGTTTGGATCCGCCATCAGATAGATAAACCGGCGATTcagtcacttttttttttttttgcttaagaaTTTGGTCACTAGTTTGATTCTGATATAATGCCAAATCAGCTAATTTGAAACCTACTgctaacattaaaaaaaaaaaaaccccaacAAAATCTGACTTAACCCATGATCGGCTAAGTCTGCTTAAACCCTTCatgttttaaaatgtatattctGTTATACAGTTTGTAGAATTTAGCAGAATAGTgatgaaaataactaaaataattgaTGTAATACATTGttagttttttatatactttacaATACAcactattttaatgtttctctgTGGTTTAGTTTGTAATTGATATTTTCAGTCACTTTATCATTATTGTTAAGACAtcatatttaaaagaaaaatttcctataatagtcatttttaagtttttgtcacaaatatagatttcaatgaagaaaatgaccaaaataagttttattaaaaggtaaaaatacatttttaccctaggattaattaatctagatttagggtttagagttaaagggtggagttttggggatattgtttcaatttaaaaaaaataaaaaacaaatattaaaattttcaaaataaaaagaagctaTTTTagccattttttttgttttggaagctattttatgacaaaaacttaaaaaatggttatttgagagaattttcCTATTTAAAACTATcaggttttatttttattctatagttataaacttaacatatataaaatattaatcaattaatttatgatCCATCCGGATTATTTTGTAGATCCATTGACCTGAAAATCGTTGAATCTAAAATATTGATGTAGAGTCAGTGAGTtagccctttttttttttatttctgccCATTGTTTTAGTTTGATAAAGTGTTATGATACGTTttgaataaattataaatggTGTCTTACTATACAAACTACTTAAATTATAAGGATCAAATTCAGTTAAAAGTTATGTTCTGTTTTCACACTTTTATAAGTTTGTACATTAGTTCAACtcaatgttaaaaataataatactaactTTAAAATAGCTTTTGGATAGATTGCTGATCTGAACATATTTAGGGGTCAAAATATTAAAGCAGCTATaaaagaaaatgcaaaaaaatgagaaaataccTTAATAAGTTTTCTAATAAGTAtgataaacatatataatagtataatatatagtaGGGTATGATATTAGTCTCATCTCTCAAAAAACAAAGGGGATCGTCTCTTATCTCTTTCTCATGGCCTCACCACACGCAACCAAACTGTCTCTTATAATCAGATCTCAAAGGTTGGCTTGTTGGGAGCACTGAGACATCAAACAtggtttcttctctctttcaccCTTAAAAACCAATTAGACCTAAAAATCCCTTTTACAGTATTAATCTTAAAAGTTCCTCTCTCATCATCTCATATCTCTCTCCATTAAAACCATTCACAAGCAAAAAGCTTTGAGCTTTTAATGAGTTTAAGATCCTCTTCGGTTCCTCCTGCAAAAAACTGGGTTGTTCCTCGTGTACTTGCTCTTATCTGTGAGTCTCTGGATCTCACTgtctttaattttctttatttccttATTAGTAATCTCATTATTATGTTCTTTTTCAGACATAAAAAATTAAGCAAACTTCAGTTCATAAGCTTATGTAATAATATCTCCatgaaaattcagaaaattaattaattagccatttttcttttgttaatctCCTTAATTGCAACTAAATCATTTTCAGGGTTCTAATTTTAATCAAactccaagaagaagaaaaaaaaatggatatgaGAAGCCATGAAATgatagagagaagaagagatgacaATGGCAACAATGGTGTTGGTAGCATTGCAAATGAAGATAATGTCAACGGTAATCACAACAACACTCGTGTCTCTTCTCAAACCCTAGATCATCACCACCAGTCCAAGTCTCCGTCTTCTTTTGCCATCTCCGCCGCCGCTAAAACCGCCGTACGGTACCGGGAGTGTCTCAAGAACCACGCGGCGAACGTCGGCGGAAGTGTACACGACGGATGCGGCGAGTTTATGCCGAGCGGCGAAGAAGGGACGATCGAAGCTCTCAGATGCGCTGCTTGCGACTGCCACCGTAATTTCCACCGGAAAGAAGTCGACGGTGTGGGAAGCTCGGATGTGATCGCTCACCACCACCGTCATCACCACCATCAGtacggtggaggaggaggaggagggagaaGACCGCCGCCGCCGAACATGATGCTTAACCCGCTCATGCTTCCTCCGCCTCCGAACTACGCGCCGATGCACCACCATAAGTACGGGATGAGTCCGCCTGGCGGTGCGGGAATGGTGACGCCGATGAGCGTCGCTTACGGTGggagcggaggaggaggagctgaGTCGTCTAGTGAAGATCTGAACATGTACGGACAATCAAGCGGAGAGCACGGAGGAGCAGCGGCGGGACAAATGGCGTTTTCGATGTCGTCGAAGAAACGGTTCAGGACGAAGTTCACGACGGAGCagaaggagaggatgatggaGTTCGCGGAGAAGCTAGGGTGGAGGATGAACAAGCAAGACGAAGAAGAGCTCAAGAGGTTCTGCGGTGAGATCGGAGTGAAGAGACAAGTCTTCAAAGTGTGGATGCATAACAACAAGAACAATGCAAGGAAACCACCACCATCAACAGTATGAGGAACTCTCTAATGGTGAGATTATGTAAGAGATTATCTTTTTAATCTATTGTTTGTTGttgtctttttaaaaaatgttttctaGGTTTTTGTAGCTTGTACGATCTTTGGATCAATCAATGGATGTTTTGTTTGCGTagttaatgttttcttttttaatttggtttgtttttattttatttgtctgTGTTTTGTCTTTTACCCGGTTCGTACTTGTAATCAGCTTCGTTTACTTGTTAGTTTATGTTTCTGTCTTTTTTTACGTTTAAGCTTAAACTCAAAGATGCTGTGTTGTTACAAAGTACAAACTTAAATATGCCAAATACGATCGACATTGTTATTAACAGTTTGATACCAATCttactaaatatataaactaatgcaaacattctaaatttgtattccTTAGTTTGGATATACATAAACTTGTAGATAAACATTATTTGCTGTCAGCCAATAAAGAAAACAGATACATAATGTAAACACAACAATTTTagcagtttatatatatatatatatgaagatcTTTTTTTGTATGAGACCCCCAAAAATTGTTATGTGATTATGGTTAAATTTTGGGTTGACcataatattttcatgtttgtaATTTAATCCATATTATatctcaaaaatattaattaatctatATTTACTTTTCTCAAGAggaatacaaaaacaaaatatttaatgtttatataatgtctgaaattagttgaaaagatgaatccataattttagaatttttgctatatatgataaatatatgCATACGCAAGTGTCATATATGATCAAAGCTGAGCACTTTATATGTTTGATGTGAGATATGTCCACAATTGTGACCATATGATTTGAGTATACTGTAGATCTGTCACATTCCAGTTTTGTACAAAAACGAAAAAACATGGAAGAAAAAgaaatctaaaaacaaaaattgaagaTTCTCACTGTTGAATATAACACAGATGAGGCCAAATTTATATAACTGACGACTTATgtatcttttcttttgtgtCGTCAAGACCTATGCATCTAAGCTGCTATATGTAATAATTggctttataaataattttcgagtttctattttcttttgtgACAATTATGTGTGGGGAACTGTTGAtaatttctaataataatatACTATTATTCTCGTCGAAGTTATGTTTCTTCCTTTGAGAAAAGAAAGTGGGCAAAATATTATACGAAAAAGCTTCCCATATCAAAGTCCAAGTTATATAAAACACATAAGATTTTCTTCTTCAGTCGCGACGTCGTTTCAGTTTTTTAATCATCTATTTGGTTCACCTTTCAAATGGGTCGGTTCGAAGATTTAAAGGCCTCACTTATTTATAACAATTAGCCCCGGAAAGCTCATAAGAATCACGcaaatgtattatataaaatataaatgtttccGGCAAAACGATTGGTTTTATTGGAGTTATTAAAGCTCATCAtgtgttttcttatttttgtgacttttctCAAGTTCAGACGTATCAAAacagtataacctctttaaattactactttataaattaatatatactaaaaatttctataaaataatataattttataatttcaaattgaatttttagttcaattaatatatcgataaattaatatctttataaattaataaaaaattatagttttgatgtagtttcaacattattaatttataaagatttcACTGTACAATACATggaagataaaattaaaatatttgctCAGTACAAATGATGTTTAAATATAATCCTCAATAAATGGAGGagagacaacaaaaataaatagatatgcTAAATTAAACAGAACTCGCTTGATCAACGATGACCAAGTCGAAGACGGGACATGCATCAGTCTGCAATAGACTATTGTGTATTCTTCGGAATACATTTTATTTGGAAGAGCAAGTCTTAAGGTTCTCTCTCCTTTTCCTTTGTTCCCTCTCTAAAAATCTTTCGCAGGGGAAAAGTGATGAGATGAATCCTCTTGTTCTCGCCGGTGGTGTTCCGGTTTTGACTCCGGCGTCGCATCTGCCCCTTCGATGGTCGTCCGGCTTCTGCCTCCGGTGCTCTCCCTTCCTTGTCGGTGATGAGCATCCAGCTTCCGACTCCGCATCACATCTTTCACTCGGGAGTGCTTGAGCGGTGGTTAAGATGTTGAATCTCCTATAATTCCAATACAGTCGTTGGAGGTGGTTTTTCAGTGTCGTGGTTAAGTTCCCGGTTGTTTCCGGTGGTCAAGTGCTTTGGATGGTCCGGTGATGACTTCAAGTCGTCGAATTCCGGTGGAGGCTCCTGTTTCCGGTGTGATTCCAGTGGAGGTCCCAGCGGCAATTTCGAGAAATCTGGTGTTATTAGATCGATTGCATGCTTATGAAACTTCAATCTGATGAAGCGAGGTCCTTTGGCTATCCTTGTTGGATTTGATCTCTCGGGTTTCACGACCCAGTCATTTGGGCGTTTGTTGTTTTGGATCATAGTCTCTCCGGTGAATCGGAGCTCCGATGACGATCTCTGACTCGGCGGTAGTAAGAGGTGGATTCTCGTATCAAGGGCATGTGTCTTCTCCTCGCTTCGCGATCGTACGCGTGTTTTCGAGCCTCCGTGTGGTCGATTAGTTTTTTCTGTTTGGGTCTAGCTTGGGTTATAGGTTGTACaatgttttatcttttggtTGGGCTTGTTGTATGCCTCGATCCTTTTTCTTGTTCTGagtttttgaaataatataagACTAAGGCTTTGAATGGTGACTAAGGAATGAAAGGAAACACTGAATTTCTTatcattccaaaaaaaatcaccttagttttttcttcttgtttcttcccattttttttgtagaaaaatataGAATGATTAAGATATTAATTAAGCCAATTCCTCGGCACACTTTTTGTATAAATCACTCTTCCCCATTTGCTAAAATAGGAAACACAATATTCTTGTCGGCTTTCAAATGTTTATTATATTCTCCAGttgatttaataattataaaaaaatatttgactgAGTTTTACTTTCTTCAATTCTTTAATTATAGTAGTAGACAAACACACAATATGAAAGCAAACGATCAATACAAACATAATCAATAATCAGAAGAGTCACATAGTCTTCTGAATCCTTACAATTTAACACGATAAACTTCATTAGATCTTCAAATTTTTCATTAGCCTgtcaaaaaaaacaatacactATCAACCAGAGCATGTGTAATTAAATTATCGGTTCATGCATGTTGATCAGATTCCAATCACATATTTAATTAGCAACTTGAAGATATCGTTAATTAAAGGTTTCCCAAACTCGAGTTTTGCTTAATTAACTGCttgtaatataaataaacaCTATGTCGAGCACCGACCATGGACAGAAGTAGAAATAGCCAAAATATCTATTTATGTACATCTTATCATCATATAGTGTTATGggcttcaaaaatattaaagataatttgcatgtgatcaagtacaagaagagATTAAATTTCATGTGAACATATCCCTCTTGTGTTTCAATCGGTGTGTTCCTTATAATTATAgaacttctttttttaatatatgtatagaaCTTGATTGTATTAGGTgcaataaaatttgatttaaatttaaacataaaccATTTCATTTAAGTTTTCTTATGAAactagttttttatttatttataaactataagcgcaactaattttcttttattccgtttttttgtcaacttttttttttcttttgttccgTTTATGTTTACAATATTGAAAAAAGTAATGTTTggtaaaaagagaagaagaaactatTGTGTTGTGTTTTGAAGATCTAACTAAACAAATTACTGAACATGTAAAGGCAAATCCAAAACGAAGCATTTAATCAATATTCCAAAGTTACATGAATAATTTTTCTGGACAAACGAGACATATATAGGCTTGTTAAagtgaaaaaacaaaatataagtagCTAGTTAATTATATACCTCGTGTTGAAGTCATTGATGCCTCTGGAGTTAGATTCGAATGTCTTGTAGTTGGGCAAAGGGACACGACCGGTTTCGATGTTGATGAGATCTTCGACGAGGATGTCATAGTGACGCTTCACTTCCTCTGCAGATTTCCCTCCGACAGCTTTTGCTACATTGTGCCATCGGTCGGGTGTGTCCTTGTCGTAAACTGCCAAGGCTCTCTCGAACATCTTGTTCTGCTTAAACGTCCATGACGAGCTTCTAGAGTTTGACGCCATTAATGTTACTTGAGGAGAGAGTGagaatgaaatagcaatagagGGTTCCTTATAAGGAGGAGAAAAAGAGAGTTCTTAGATTCTACAAGTTGGagagtttttttaaattttattttatttaattattcttttcATGTTATACtatccaaatttaaataaatgacATTTTGTGACACATTAACGTTCATATATATGGTATAGATACAGCCAACACTGGTGTAGTATTTTCTGATacctttttaatttgaaaagtgGAAACAATGTATCGATATCTCAAGTTTTTAAAGAATGTattgaattttatgttttttttgtgaaagaATGATATAGGAAAAAAGTGAGAGCTATGTAATATATAGTCCTATATACTCGTATGTTCGCGCCTAAACATGCATTTAACcgtggaagcaccgtagcctaaGGTTTAAAAGTTTCTACATCCGGGTTCAAATCTCAGgctatgcaatttcttgcagatcGCGCATTATAAGAGGTCCATGTTTCAATTCCCGGAGAAAgctatttattaaacaattatgcagactatgAAAAAAAAGGCTTACAAGCGATCTTCAATATGGTGCAAATAAATCCGGTCACGCGTAGGTCTTCgtaggacggctcaggtgatgcagttaggcgtagatcctcataagacatgtagtattgtcggttgtcgaatcgtctatgtaatctttctcataattgtaatacTATAATAAATCAGCATTAAAAAATCATGCATTTAACTAATAAGTGAtagtttgtaaaataaaaatttaagcaACTGAAAACTAGGATGATGTTATAAGCTTACACGTTAAAGCAAAATTATCGAACTGAACTATCATATCTGACAACCAGTTTATACGTAGGGTTGAAGTTGGTAAATTGAACAACTTGGCCTAATACTATGTGATTATTATAAACAAAAGATTATCGCGATGCTATATTAATATAAGTGCCACTACTTGTTTTCTTATATACATGTATTACGTATATATTATTTCACAGTTTTCGATATCATAATGTAAGCCATCTATATACTTTGCGTGATGATTGATAGGTTTAAGAATATATTAGTAGACAATCATAGTGGAAGTATAATACATCCATAGTATTATTGGAATGAAAAGGTTTTGAAATGGAGACGACTGGCCCATTATAAGAAAATGGTAAGATATGCCAATACTTATATTCTCCAAAGCTTAATCGTATGTTCAAAAATGCTTATGACTAAATAATGATAAGCCATTTTTTGAGCATCGTTTCTGGCTAAGTTTACCATCATATTTATCCAAAGCATATTACAAGAAATCAAGATGTTTGATATGGTAGCTTAAAGTTCTCTATTCTCAGCATCAACTAATAATTAATAACTCCAAAAATGCTAAATTCGAACAAATAAAGGATTCTATatgtcatcatcatcttcatcacctTAACCAAAGTTGGTGGATATTTTTTTCCTACAAATCATATTCGTTACCAATTCGAAATGATCAAAGATAAAACATTATTCTCCGGGACCTTGAATCTCATGACTTTATGTGTGATGTAATTAATGGAAGAGAACCATTTGGATGCATGACAAGCAAATTTACAAGAACCACCAAAACTTTCATGCAAAAGAATAAGGACATAAGAGATATTATCGTTTCCTTTTGTGATAAAATTCCTATATCCAAATCTAATCTATTTTCTGTTATATATACTTCATGTCTAATGTCGACCAAatgacaaaataaattaataattttcatgTCTAACAATAACGTTAAAGTTGTCCAATTTCATTGGTATCCCATTTTATTAATTAGAGTCAAATGTTTTTTTGGAAGAGAAATATTGGTCATTTTAGATTCGACTCACAGTACAAAAAAGTCAGATATACTCCACGGTAATTAGGGCTTAacacggatcggatatccaaattttttagagatatttgtgatttgattcGTATATTACGGATACCAATTTTTTGATTTGCTTTGCTCCGTATATCCGTAACATACGAAGATAAAATTTTagaggtatttgtgatttgtttcgtaTGTTACGGATATTAAATTTTTCGATTTGCTTTGCTCCGGATATTTGTAACATACTTACAGATGTATCTTTTCGTTTTagttaatacaaataatctagAAAAAAATCGagataaatttgttttttaaaatatttttacatgatatataattaaaaataaaaaataaaagaagcaaTGAATatgtttgtaaattttaaaattagttataaaaagacaaacttaagaaaaagttatagatatcataatttttttcctttttaatacttttataagtaataatgtgaataaaattaattaaatcatacGTTAAAATAACAATTACAGAAACTCATACatttaaaattacatttaatcaacatatatatatatatatttatttatttatatagctGTTAGAGCAGAGCATATATCCagttcttaaaattttagtatttatgaTTTGCTTCGTTTATAatggattttgatttttaatatttgctttGTTTCGAAACTTTATGGATATCAAGAATTTTCGGATCGAATCGAAGCAAATAACGgatcgaatcaaatttaacggataaaatgcTCAACCCTAATTGTAACATTACTAAACCGAAGTTCAAAACGCTGGATATACTCTGGGGAGAGGGCCCTTCATCCTCTCTCTCAAAGTTCATCGGCTCAACAACAAGTAAACATGGAATCAGGTCCACTAAATACAAATACGTCACAGAATAgatgtatttgaaaataattatcaaaacaACGCTTTGTATTGGAGAGATAGTAACACTGCATAAAAATAGTTCAAGATAGAATTACGTCAAAATCTCATAAATATTAATTCAGTGCAGACGTAGTAATTAATTAAACGCCATCTTGCAGTTAAGTTATAATA
This Brassica napus cultivar Da-Ae chromosome C6, Da-Ae, whole genome shotgun sequence DNA region includes the following protein-coding sequences:
- the LOC106403030 gene encoding zinc-finger homeodomain protein 5-like, which produces MDMRSHEMIERRRDDNGNNGVGSIANEDNVNGNHNNTRVSSQTLDHHHQSKSPSSFAISAAAKTAVRYRECLKNHAANVGGSVHDGCGEFMPSGEEGTIEALRCAACDCHRNFHRKEVDGVGSSDVIAHHHRHHHHQYGGGGGGGRRPPPPNMMLNPLMLPPPPNYAPMHHHKYGMSPPGGAGMVTPMSVAYGGSGGGGAESSSEDLNMYGQSSGEHGGAAAGQMAFSMSSKKRFRTKFTTEQKERMMEFAEKLGWRMNKQDEEELKRFCGEIGVKRQVFKVWMHNNKNNARKPPPSTV
- the LOC106404734 gene encoding protein RADIALIS-like 6, translated to MASNSRSSSWTFKQNKMFERALAVYDKDTPDRWHNVAKAVGGKSAEEVKRHYDILVEDLINIETGRVPLPNYKTFESNSRGINDFNTRLMKNLKI